The following proteins are co-located in the Shouchella hunanensis genome:
- a CDS encoding ABC transporter substrate-binding protein translates to MKRVAKWLSLSVLALGLIGCSNGNDDTGNQSISIALWDEKASDAIDGAIASFKEKHPGVEVTVTYSPFSQYWTTLRTSIGGGAGPDLFWMNAVNFYQYAQPGLIQNLEPFIEGDADFEKSDYYESMIDLYSYDDNLYGAPYFVDAVGLYYNKDIFDQAGVDYPDESWTWEDIERVGAELTNKEEGIYGYLAPIVHNQSGYYNYIHQAGGAIVSEDQTQSGFRSDAAVEAFQFVERLIDQGISPGIKSQIQNDNNQLFMSNQLAMMPAISVMAVMYREELGDKVDVAPLPSYKEDTAILHGISWAMNRGAEHPELAWELMKELTGETGNTIIAETGFSTPAARTAADLWLESLPDMNLQVFIDAQETGSPYPLSRNTMEWQRMETTEIQGAFLSGEPMEDVLERVGLEMERMLNQGLDE, encoded by the coding sequence GTGAAAAGGGTGGCGAAATGGTTAAGTCTTTCTGTTCTTGCGTTAGGGCTAATCGGGTGTAGCAATGGTAATGACGATACTGGAAATCAGTCGATTAGTATTGCGCTATGGGATGAAAAAGCAAGTGACGCCATAGATGGCGCCATTGCATCATTTAAAGAAAAACATCCAGGTGTTGAGGTAACAGTTACGTACAGCCCGTTTTCACAGTATTGGACAACCTTAAGGACAAGTATTGGAGGTGGAGCGGGTCCGGATCTCTTTTGGATGAACGCAGTTAACTTTTATCAATATGCGCAGCCTGGATTAATCCAAAATTTAGAGCCTTTTATAGAGGGTGATGCAGACTTTGAAAAAAGTGATTATTACGAAAGTATGATCGATTTATATAGTTACGACGACAATCTTTATGGCGCTCCTTACTTCGTGGATGCTGTTGGGCTTTACTACAACAAAGACATTTTTGATCAAGCGGGTGTGGATTATCCAGATGAATCGTGGACATGGGAAGACATTGAGCGGGTCGGAGCCGAGTTGACGAATAAAGAAGAAGGTATCTATGGCTATTTGGCCCCAATCGTTCACAATCAATCGGGTTACTATAATTATATTCATCAAGCTGGAGGGGCCATTGTTAGCGAGGATCAAACCCAGTCAGGCTTTCGATCAGATGCAGCAGTAGAAGCGTTCCAGTTTGTAGAGCGGTTAATCGATCAAGGAATTTCACCAGGCATTAAATCACAAATTCAAAACGACAATAATCAGTTATTTATGTCCAACCAATTAGCGATGATGCCGGCTATATCCGTTATGGCAGTGATGTATCGAGAAGAACTTGGAGATAAGGTAGATGTTGCACCACTTCCAAGCTATAAAGAAGATACAGCGATATTGCATGGCATTAGCTGGGCGATGAATAGAGGAGCAGAACACCCAGAGCTTGCGTGGGAACTGATGAAGGAACTGACAGGTGAGACAGGGAACACCATTATTGCAGAAACTGGCTTTTCGACACCAGCGGCTCGAACAGCAGCAGATTTATGGTTGGAATCTTTACCGGACATGAACTTACAAGTCTTCATTGACGCTCAGGAAACGGGTTCTCCCTATCCGCTATCACGAAACACAATGGAATGGCAGCGAATGGAGACAACTGAAATTCAAGGAGCGTTTTTATCAGGTGAACCAATGGAAGACGTGCTTGAACGAGTGGGTCTTGAAATGGAGCGAATGTTAAATCAAGGATTAGATGAGTAA
- a CDS encoding ATP-binding protein, whose translation MTTTKRTLEKKFRRYVTALIALIMLLITFVYIYLEREQARNLIGEQALTTALTVAEIPEVKQALIGTGDVDKVREMIDQIQRNAGAEYIVIGDGDGVRLTHPNREQIGQEMVGGDNDDALLYGRSYTSLAQGSLGEAVRGKTPIRAEDGSIIGVVSVGYMIEYINATFLKGFTVFASAILVIFLIGMVGSNALARSIRRDTFGLEPYQIARLYKERHAVIEAVSEGLLATDQDGRVTLLNALAKEVLQIDEQAIGQKIDQVLPDSEIAAVLQTEEATGQNEVIVNEDRLIIYYQIISEDGHYAGKVARFQNRTELQELVNALSEIQQYSKDLRAQTHEYTNKLYAISGYLQLGYYDEAIDFIEEETGTQSRDDRIVFEQIQDPTIQAILIGKRSKASEKKISFTLDPASTVEWQWPAEAAAPLVTIIGNVVDNAFDAVIGRDKPTVEVFLTDLGKELIVEVADNGSGIAESIQAQLFEQGTTTKSGQRGYGLALVKAALKELNGTLEIEHNQPSGTIMSLYIPKEQVGERSERNDSRR comes from the coding sequence ATGACGACGACTAAAAGAACCCTTGAAAAAAAGTTTAGAAGATACGTCACTGCGCTAATTGCTCTTATTATGCTACTCATAACATTCGTTTATATCTATTTAGAACGAGAGCAAGCACGAAACTTAATCGGCGAGCAAGCGCTAACAACCGCTTTGACAGTTGCAGAAATACCAGAAGTGAAACAAGCATTGATTGGTACAGGAGATGTCGATAAGGTAAGAGAGATGATTGATCAAATCCAGCGTAATGCAGGCGCAGAATATATAGTCATTGGTGATGGTGACGGTGTTCGCTTGACCCATCCAAACCGTGAACAAATTGGTCAAGAGATGGTAGGTGGTGATAATGATGATGCACTCCTTTATGGACGAAGCTATACGTCTCTTGCCCAAGGATCACTCGGTGAAGCTGTACGAGGAAAAACACCAATTCGTGCGGAAGACGGCTCGATTATTGGTGTAGTCTCGGTTGGGTATATGATTGAATACATAAACGCAACGTTTTTAAAAGGCTTTACCGTATTTGCCTCCGCCATTCTCGTCATCTTCTTGATAGGTATGGTAGGTAGTAATGCTCTTGCTCGAAGTATTCGCCGCGATACATTCGGGTTGGAACCGTATCAAATTGCACGATTGTATAAAGAGCGACATGCCGTCATTGAAGCAGTGAGTGAAGGGCTACTAGCGACGGATCAGGATGGAAGAGTCACACTTCTAAATGCACTTGCCAAAGAGGTGCTTCAGATAGATGAGCAGGCCATCGGGCAGAAGATTGATCAGGTGTTACCAGATTCAGAGATTGCAGCAGTCTTACAAACGGAAGAAGCGACAGGCCAAAATGAAGTGATCGTTAATGAAGACCGTCTAATTATTTACTATCAAATAATCAGTGAAGATGGGCACTATGCAGGGAAAGTCGCTCGCTTTCAAAATCGGACAGAATTACAGGAGTTAGTGAACGCTTTATCGGAAATTCAACAGTATTCAAAGGATCTTCGTGCGCAGACTCATGAATATACAAATAAATTGTACGCCATATCTGGCTATCTTCAGTTAGGCTATTATGATGAAGCAATTGATTTTATTGAAGAAGAAACAGGTACGCAATCTCGTGATGACCGGATTGTTTTCGAACAAATTCAGGACCCTACGATTCAAGCCATTCTCATTGGTAAGCGTTCAAAAGCCTCTGAGAAAAAAATCAGCTTCACTCTTGATCCAGCGAGCACGGTTGAATGGCAATGGCCAGCAGAAGCAGCTGCCCCTCTCGTAACCATTATTGGAAATGTTGTAGACAATGCATTTGACGCGGTAATAGGACGTGACAAACCGACAGTGGAAGTGTTTTTAACCGATCTTGGAAAAGAACTAATTGTTGAAGTGGCAGATAACGGATCAGGGATCGCTGAATCGATACAAGCGCAATTATTTGAGCAAGGAACGACAACAAAAAGTGGACAAAGAGGGTATGGTCTAGCACTAGTGAAAGCGGCGCTTAAGGAATTAAACGGAACACTAGAAATCGAACACAATCAACCATCAGGGACCATTATGAGCTTATACATTCCAAAAGAACAGGTGGGAGAACGAAGTGAACGTAATGATAGCAGAAGATGA
- a CDS encoding carbohydrate ABC transporter permease, whose protein sequence is MKKSWIHILLLVGAIVMVIPFFWMVSTSFKSYLESMQIPPTVFPEQFRFDNYARVFESADFLTYYANTIFVTVVRTASQLFLCSMAAYAFARLDFPFKNTLFLVILSVLMVPIQVILIPNYALLSQFGWINTFYALIVPGIFSAFGVFLLRQFFMGIPKELDEAAIMDGCSKWGVYWRVILPNAKPALVALGIFTVLASWNDFMWPLVMTNSADMRVLSVGIANFEGQYSTEYPLLMAAALMSTIPMLLMFLFLQKYLIAGIALGGVRR, encoded by the coding sequence ATGAAAAAAAGCTGGATTCATATCTTGTTGCTAGTTGGCGCAATTGTCATGGTTATTCCTTTCTTTTGGATGGTTTCGACCTCATTTAAGTCGTATTTAGAGTCGATGCAAATACCACCCACAGTCTTTCCGGAGCAGTTTCGCTTTGATAATTATGCGCGGGTATTTGAGAGTGCAGATTTTCTAACGTATTACGCCAACACTATTTTTGTGACGGTTGTACGAACAGCCTCACAGTTATTTCTTTGCTCGATGGCAGCATATGCCTTCGCCCGATTGGATTTTCCTTTTAAGAATACATTGTTTCTTGTGATCTTATCGGTTTTAATGGTGCCAATCCAAGTCATACTTATCCCGAATTATGCATTGCTCTCACAGTTTGGCTGGATTAATACGTTCTATGCTTTAATTGTTCCTGGTATATTCAGTGCATTTGGGGTGTTTTTATTACGTCAGTTTTTTATGGGGATACCAAAGGAACTGGATGAAGCGGCAATAATGGATGGGTGTTCTAAATGGGGTGTCTATTGGCGTGTGATTTTACCAAATGCAAAGCCAGCACTTGTGGCTCTTGGAATTTTTACCGTCTTAGCTTCATGGAATGATTTTATGTGGCCACTTGTCATGACTAACTCTGCCGATATGCGCGTCCTTTCTGTTGGGATTGCAAATTTTGAAGGGCAATATTCAACAGAATACCCATTACTTATGGCAGCTGCACTCATGTCAACTATACCAATGTTACTTATGTTTCTTTTCTTACAAAAGTATTTAATAGCAGGAATTGCCCTAGGTGGAGTGCGAAGATAA
- a CDS encoding carbohydrate ABC transporter permease produces MARASVTVRSTPSTKKKKWTKDAWWALLFIGPTVLGLMTFYIGPAMASFALSFTHWDGLTAPSFAGMDNLIALFTSPIFLRSLLNTLVFMLVAVPASIAIATLIAVLLNQRIKGMIVYRALYFLPVVTMPIAVGMVWKWLYNTEYGLFNYILGAVGLPQPEWLFNPSIALLSVVAVYVWMTIGNNVILILAGLQNVDTGYYEAAEIDGASKIRQFFSITLPLITPTLFFVMVTAMISSLQVFDLLFVMIGDTTALVGPLRTIVYGVYESGFMFSQMGYASAQAFVLFLLILGMTILQFAGQKKWVHYDG; encoded by the coding sequence ATGGCGCGCGCTTCGGTAACGGTAAGGTCTACACCTTCAACGAAAAAGAAGAAATGGACAAAAGATGCGTGGTGGGCACTTTTGTTTATTGGACCGACGGTATTAGGGTTAATGACATTTTACATTGGACCTGCGATGGCTTCCTTTGCCTTATCATTTACACATTGGGATGGACTAACAGCCCCTTCATTTGCTGGAATGGATAATCTTATCGCACTCTTTACTAGTCCTATCTTTTTGCGGTCGCTTTTAAACACGTTGGTCTTTATGCTGGTTGCTGTCCCTGCTTCAATTGCAATAGCGACACTGATTGCTGTCTTGCTCAACCAACGCATTAAAGGAATGATCGTGTATCGAGCTCTGTATTTTCTCCCTGTCGTCACAATGCCAATTGCGGTAGGGATGGTATGGAAATGGCTATACAATACCGAATATGGGCTGTTCAACTATATTCTTGGCGCGGTAGGCTTACCACAACCGGAGTGGTTGTTTAACCCTTCTATTGCACTTCTATCCGTCGTTGCTGTCTACGTTTGGATGACAATAGGAAATAATGTCATTCTCATTTTAGCCGGGCTTCAGAATGTGGATACAGGGTACTACGAAGCGGCAGAAATCGATGGTGCTTCAAAAATAAGGCAGTTTTTTTCCATTACGTTACCGCTCATTACGCCTACATTATTTTTTGTTATGGTCACGGCAATGATTAGCTCTCTGCAAGTATTTGATTTATTGTTTGTCATGATTGGTGATACAACCGCCCTTGTAGGACCGTTAAGAACGATCGTATATGGTGTCTATGAGTCAGGCTTTATGTTTTCCCAGATGGGTTACGCCTCAGCCCAGGCATTTGTGTTGTTTTTACTTATTCTTGGGATGACGATTTTACAGTTCGCTGGTCAGAAAAAATGGGTGCATTATGATGGGTAA
- a CDS encoding response regulator — MIAEDDYHVAGIHEKFLKQLQDIHVIAKAQTASETIQLVDQHQPDLVLLDVYLPDQLGVDVVEQLYEVAPHVQIILITAATEKEIFTEALHLGVIDYLIKPIAFERLKEAIEKAQAQSNQLRQSPRITQALADSFFLRVKDNSDKEDELPKGIDRLTLEKVRHLLQEQQDGITAEALGKQFGASRTTSRRYLEYLISIDEAKAELEYGIVGRPERKYWKL, encoded by the coding sequence ATGATAGCAGAAGATGATTATCATGTAGCTGGTATTCATGAGAAATTTTTGAAACAACTTCAAGACATACACGTCATTGCTAAAGCCCAGACAGCGAGTGAAACCATTCAGCTCGTTGATCAACATCAACCGGATTTAGTTTTACTGGATGTTTATTTACCAGATCAATTAGGAGTCGATGTCGTCGAGCAGTTATATGAAGTCGCCCCTCATGTGCAAATTATTCTTATCACAGCTGCTACAGAAAAAGAGATATTTACAGAAGCTCTTCACCTTGGCGTTATCGATTACCTCATTAAACCCATTGCCTTTGAACGATTGAAGGAAGCCATTGAGAAGGCCCAGGCGCAAAGTAACCAATTAAGACAGTCTCCCCGTATAACCCAAGCTCTCGCGGATTCTTTTTTTCTCCGTGTAAAAGACAATAGCGATAAAGAAGATGAATTGCCTAAAGGAATTGATCGGCTTACATTAGAAAAGGTTCGTCATCTTCTTCAAGAACAGCAAGACGGGATAACAGCAGAGGCTCTTGGTAAGCAATTTGGTGCATCACGAACAACTTCCCGCCGCTATTTAGAATATTTGATTTCAATAGATGAAGCGAAAGCAGAATTAGAATACGGCATAGTCGGAAGACCAGAGCGGAAATATTGGAAGCTGTAG
- a CDS encoding TetR/AcrR family transcriptional regulator C-terminal domain-containing protein produces the protein MTSSEKRSSKQSERTKNNFKQAFISLVHAKGFSHVSVTDIVKKADYNRTTFYLYYQDKYCLSDELKAQMYQQIKDTSMNKYEKGKSVTTGTMNSGSFELTHFIYANQPFFNLYIIEDTIPSLHRDLPQAIYEVLKEHFQLVSVNQDRDINYDAHKLYMAHGTAGLLVDWIEKEYPISPNDMAERLIHILESFAKEFKVTSRG, from the coding sequence ATGACTTCAAGTGAAAAACGTTCGTCAAAACAAAGTGAACGTACAAAAAACAATTTTAAACAAGCGTTTATCAGCCTCGTTCATGCAAAAGGGTTTAGCCATGTGTCTGTTACAGATATTGTGAAAAAAGCAGATTATAATCGAACCACTTTTTATCTTTATTATCAGGACAAGTATTGTCTTTCAGATGAATTGAAAGCACAGATGTATCAACAGATTAAAGATACGAGCATGAATAAATACGAAAAAGGAAAAAGCGTTACAACGGGTACAATGAATTCTGGATCATTTGAATTGACCCATTTCATTTATGCCAACCAGCCTTTTTTTAATTTATACATCATAGAAGATACGATTCCGAGTCTGCATCGTGACTTACCGCAAGCGATCTATGAGGTGTTAAAAGAACACTTCCAGCTGGTATCTGTAAATCAAGACCGAGATATTAACTATGATGCACATAAGTTATATATGGCTCACGGTACAGCAGGCTTATTAGTCGATTGGATTGAAAAAGAATATCCCATTAGTCCAAATGATATGGCTGAGCGTCTTATCCATATACTCGAATCATTTGCAAAAGAGTTTAAAGTAACGAGTAGAGGCTAA
- a CDS encoding SDR family oxidoreductase has protein sequence MNRFEEKVIIITGGGSGLGRAAAKQMASEGATLVLVDLNMAGLEETKQVIIDENPNATVELVEANVANEEDVQKYVQYTKDTFGKIDGFFNNAGVEGKQNLTEDYGIEEFQKVVDINLNGVFYGMKHVLKIMKEQGFGSIVNTASVGGIRGVGNQSGYAASKHGVVGLTKNSGIEYGQFGVSIKAIAPGAIMTAMVEGSLRQIGGDNWEEAGKEFVKANPMLRFGKPEEVGYLVAFLLSHQADFINATVIPIDGGQSYKY, from the coding sequence ATGAATCGTTTTGAAGAAAAAGTTATTATTATTACTGGTGGTGGCTCTGGATTAGGAAGAGCAGCTGCAAAGCAAATGGCGTCTGAAGGAGCAACATTAGTCCTTGTTGATTTAAATATGGCAGGTCTTGAGGAAACAAAACAAGTCATTATAGACGAGAATCCAAACGCCACTGTGGAATTAGTGGAAGCGAACGTTGCAAATGAGGAAGACGTCCAGAAATATGTACAGTATACAAAAGACACATTTGGCAAGATTGATGGGTTCTTTAATAATGCTGGCGTTGAAGGAAAACAAAACCTTACAGAGGACTACGGCATTGAAGAATTTCAAAAGGTTGTCGACATCAACTTAAATGGTGTATTTTACGGAATGAAGCACGTCTTAAAGATTATGAAAGAACAAGGCTTTGGTTCGATTGTGAACACGGCATCTGTTGGAGGCATTCGCGGTGTCGGTAACCAATCCGGATACGCAGCAAGTAAACATGGTGTTGTCGGTTTAACCAAAAACTCAGGCATTGAATATGGCCAGTTCGGTGTCAGCATTAAAGCCATTGCCCCAGGTGCCATTATGACCGCTATGGTAGAAGGCTCTTTACGTCAAATTGGGGGAGATAACTGGGAAGAAGCAGGGAAAGAATTCGTTAAAGCGAACCCGATGCTCCGCTTTGGTAAACCTGAAGAAGTTGGCTACCTCGTTGCTTTCCTATTGTCGCACCAAGCAGACTTTATTAATGCAACCGTTATTCCGATTGATGGTGGTCAGTCCTATAAGTATTAA
- a CDS encoding sugar phosphate isomerase/epimerase family protein, whose product MKKGINQWCYPAGTPLDRVLEWTKQAGFSSIELNVGKPGEVGLTLDTTVEEGKKIKAQIKAAGLEMDSLSTALLWQTPLSSAEEKMQEQGKYVVRKMLELAHELDVSTVLVVPGIVTEDVPYDECYERSIAAVKELASVAEELNVKIGIENVWNRFLLSPLEMVRYIDEVNSTHVGAYFDVGNVLQFGYPEQWIRILGERILKVHVKDFKTSVGTITGFTNLLAGDVNWQAVMEELQQIGYRGALTAELTPYTYDPAALAYDTSRQMDLLLAPHLTPY is encoded by the coding sequence ATGAAAAAAGGGATAAACCAATGGTGCTATCCAGCAGGAACACCTCTTGATCGCGTGCTAGAATGGACAAAACAGGCCGGATTCTCATCAATCGAATTAAATGTAGGGAAGCCAGGAGAAGTGGGACTAACCCTTGATACAACGGTAGAAGAAGGGAAAAAGATAAAGGCGCAAATAAAAGCGGCCGGGCTTGAAATGGATAGCCTATCAACCGCATTATTATGGCAAACACCCCTTTCTTCTGCTGAAGAAAAAATGCAAGAGCAAGGGAAATACGTTGTAAGGAAAATGCTTGAACTAGCACATGAATTAGACGTTAGTACGGTCCTTGTTGTTCCAGGGATTGTGACGGAAGACGTACCTTATGATGAATGTTATGAGCGCAGCATTGCGGCAGTGAAAGAGCTTGCCTCAGTAGCGGAAGAGTTAAATGTCAAAATAGGAATTGAAAACGTCTGGAACCGCTTTTTGTTATCACCTCTTGAAATGGTTCGTTATATTGATGAGGTGAACTCTACTCACGTAGGTGCGTACTTTGATGTTGGAAATGTTCTTCAATTTGGCTATCCAGAGCAGTGGATTCGGATATTAGGAGAGCGCATTTTAAAAGTCCATGTAAAGGATTTTAAAACGAGCGTCGGTACGATTACTGGTTTTACGAATTTATTAGCAGGAGACGTAAACTGGCAAGCTGTAATGGAGGAACTTCAGCAGATTGGCTATAGAGGAGCATTAACAGCCGAATTAACACCGTATACCTATGATCCAGCAGCGCTTGCATATGATACGTCTAGACAGATGGACCTTTTATTGGCACCGCATCTAACGCCATACTAG
- a CDS encoding Gfo/Idh/MocA family protein yields MLRVMVVGLGTMGAVHASSFMKMNDTKLTAVVDVKEERANEWGEKSGAKSFYSFDEAIREIGEEIDVISICVPTDLHPALVKKAADVKVSIICEKPLARSLEAAEEMVAYCRKQGVALFVGHVVRFFPEYQKAKQALDEGAVGKVGVVRTTRGGSYPIATEDWYANTDRSGGLVLDLMVHDFDFLRWCFGEVERVYARNLAGVAGINEERKDYALVTLRFANGVIAHLEGTWAHEGFRTSFELAGKEGILHYDSQKNQALVAEKASPDGKPGVAVPESPLQHSPYYTELSHFIQCIQSGKEPIVTAEDALKAVEIGMAALQSIKEKKPITIHSQTVAH; encoded by the coding sequence ATGTTACGAGTCATGGTGGTTGGTCTTGGGACGATGGGGGCAGTGCACGCCTCTAGCTTTATGAAAATGAACGATACGAAGCTAACAGCAGTGGTTGATGTGAAGGAAGAACGAGCAAACGAATGGGGGGAGAAATCAGGCGCCAAGTCTTTCTATTCGTTTGATGAAGCAATTAGAGAAATAGGAGAGGAAATTGACGTCATTTCAATTTGTGTTCCTACTGATCTTCATCCAGCATTAGTGAAAAAAGCGGCTGATGTAAAGGTATCTATTATTTGTGAGAAGCCATTAGCTCGTTCGCTTGAAGCTGCAGAAGAGATGGTTGCTTATTGCCGAAAACAAGGTGTTGCCCTTTTCGTTGGTCACGTTGTCCGCTTTTTTCCAGAATATCAAAAAGCAAAGCAAGCACTTGATGAAGGAGCAGTTGGAAAAGTTGGTGTTGTTCGAACAACAAGAGGAGGTTCTTATCCTATTGCGACGGAAGATTGGTACGCAAACACAGATCGGAGTGGTGGACTCGTTCTCGACTTAATGGTTCATGATTTCGACTTCTTACGGTGGTGCTTTGGCGAGGTGGAACGGGTATATGCAAGGAATCTGGCAGGCGTCGCAGGTATAAATGAAGAGCGAAAGGATTACGCTCTAGTGACCCTTCGTTTTGCAAACGGTGTCATTGCCCACCTAGAAGGTACGTGGGCGCATGAAGGCTTCCGTACATCATTTGAACTTGCTGGTAAAGAGGGCATCCTCCACTACGATAGTCAAAAAAACCAAGCGCTCGTAGCGGAAAAAGCAAGCCCGGATGGGAAACCAGGTGTAGCGGTTCCTGAAAGTCCTTTACAGCACTCCCCTTACTATACGGAATTGAGTCATTTTATCCAGTGTATCCAATCAGGGAAAGAGCCGATCGTGACAGCGGAGGATGCGCTCAAAGCAGTGGAGATTGGAATGGCTGCTTTACAGTCAATTAAGGAAAAGAAGCCGATCACCATTCATTCTCAGACAGTAGCTCACTAA
- a CDS encoding Gfo/Idh/MocA family protein has protein sequence MKVGIISFAHGHAHAYASSLVTIDGVTVVGIADDNEKRGQEAAQHYKTDYYRSYHELLAQGLDAVVVTSENARHKEHAVAAAKAGAAVLCEKPLAHTVEDAQAIIAACEEAGVLLQTAFPVRFNEAIKRAKARIDAGEFGAILAMKGTNRGKNPGGWFNDKQLAGGGAVIDHTVHVVDVMRWILQEDVADVYAEIDQHFSAEAIDDAGVLSLTFQNGVFATLDCSWSRNPNFPIWGDVTLEFIGTKGTLKVDAQAQKLDLYHSGGLQYNFWGDNMDDSLVRDFIESVRKKRNPSVTGIDGLKALEVAIGAYASAAKGDVVALGEGEQVPR, from the coding sequence ATGAAAGTAGGAATAATTAGTTTTGCCCATGGTCATGCCCATGCCTATGCATCTAGTTTAGTGACCATTGATGGGGTGACTGTAGTAGGAATAGCCGATGATAATGAAAAGCGTGGCCAAGAAGCGGCTCAACACTATAAAACGGACTACTATAGATCGTATCATGAATTGTTGGCTCAAGGACTTGATGCAGTGGTTGTGACATCTGAAAATGCACGCCATAAAGAGCATGCAGTCGCTGCAGCAAAAGCAGGAGCTGCGGTATTATGTGAAAAACCGCTTGCCCATACGGTTGAAGACGCACAGGCCATCATTGCTGCATGCGAAGAAGCTGGCGTTCTCCTGCAAACCGCTTTTCCAGTCCGCTTTAATGAAGCCATTAAACGGGCAAAGGCCCGTATTGACGCAGGTGAATTTGGCGCTATCTTAGCAATGAAAGGGACGAACCGAGGCAAGAATCCTGGAGGATGGTTTAATGATAAGCAGCTCGCAGGTGGTGGGGCTGTTATTGACCATACCGTCCATGTGGTGGATGTTATGCGCTGGATTTTACAAGAAGACGTAGCCGATGTTTACGCTGAAATCGATCAACATTTTTCGGCTGAAGCCATTGATGATGCGGGGGTTTTATCGCTAACGTTTCAAAACGGTGTCTTTGCTACACTAGACTGTAGTTGGTCTAGAAATCCGAACTTCCCTATTTGGGGAGACGTGACATTAGAATTTATCGGTACAAAAGGAACTTTGAAAGTCGATGCCCAAGCGCAGAAATTGGATCTTTACCATAGCGGTGGTCTTCAATACAATTTCTGGGGCGACAACATGGATGATAGCCTTGTTCGAGATTTTATTGAAAGTGTTCGAAAAAAGCGCAATCCGTCAGTGACAGGTATTGATGGATTGAAAGCGTTAGAAGTGGCGATTGGTGCTTACGCTTCTGCAGCTAAAGGTGACGTTGTTGCATTAGGTGAGGGAGAGCAGGTACCTCGATGA